The proteins below are encoded in one region of Polynucleobacter sp. AP-Elch-400A-B2:
- the bamA gene encoding outer membrane protein assembly factor BamA, with protein sequence MTRFLAQLVLIVAASVCVNAQAADSFVIKDIRIEGLQRVEPGTVFSYLPVQVGDTFSDEKSAEAIKALYSTGFFRDVQIQAQGNVLIVIVEERPTISRIEFTGMKEFDQEIVRKSLKAVGVAEARFYDKALIDKAEQELKRQYVGKGMYAAEVVATVTPVERNQVAIYFNIDEGPVAKIEEINFIGNNVFSEGTLRSEMQLKTGGWLSWYSKDNLYSKQKLTADLENIRSYYLNRGYLEFVIESTQVSITPDKKGIYLTVSIREGNKFTVKNVRLAGDLLGKEAELTQLVTLKPGDTFSSAKLTESTKAIAEILGSYGYAFATINPQPDIRRDLSEVDLTLVVDPGRRVYVRQVNVTGNAKTRDMVIRREMRQFESSWFDSDKIDLSKKRLGRLGYFTETDISTQDVPGSPDQVDVNVKVTEKPTGAVTIGAGFSSTEKLILSAGINQDNAFGTGTAVGLNMSLGKINQSLALSNYDPYFTEDGISRYTDLYYRSSKPLYYVGDPDYQIKNVGSNIKFGVPYTEVDRVFFGTGVEAFQIQTTVNTPIPYLNYAQSYGVAAPGYPATLTTYNIPVTVGWSRDGRDSALIPSSGSLQQLSAEAGTPLGNMMFYRIFGQYQKYHSFSKGNILSFNGEVGYSEAYGKYPFPITKNYYVGGIGSVRGYAPGSLGPTFYNPNTGLNQPTGGQSKIVSNVEYTVPVPGSGVDKTLRVFGFVDGGNVYAENINLVLRYSYGLGLSWISPLGPLKFSYGIPIKSLPTDNVQRLQFQVGTAF encoded by the coding sequence GTGACTCGATTTCTTGCTCAATTAGTCCTGATTGTTGCTGCTAGTGTTTGTGTAAATGCACAGGCAGCCGACTCCTTTGTGATCAAAGATATTCGAATCGAGGGCTTGCAACGAGTAGAGCCAGGAACTGTATTTAGCTATTTGCCCGTTCAGGTCGGTGACACCTTTTCGGATGAGAAGAGTGCTGAAGCTATTAAGGCTTTATATAGCACCGGTTTTTTCCGAGATGTACAGATTCAGGCTCAAGGCAATGTTTTGATTGTGATTGTTGAAGAGCGTCCCACCATCTCCCGGATTGAATTTACTGGGATGAAAGAGTTTGATCAAGAAATTGTCCGCAAATCTTTAAAAGCAGTAGGTGTAGCTGAAGCCCGCTTCTACGACAAAGCGCTGATTGACAAGGCGGAGCAAGAGCTCAAGCGTCAATATGTCGGTAAGGGTATGTACGCCGCTGAGGTAGTTGCCACCGTTACCCCAGTAGAGCGTAATCAAGTAGCGATTTATTTCAATATCGATGAAGGCCCTGTAGCCAAAATCGAAGAGATTAATTTTATCGGCAACAATGTCTTTAGTGAGGGCACTCTCAGAAGCGAGATGCAGTTGAAGACAGGTGGATGGCTTTCTTGGTACAGCAAAGATAATTTGTACTCTAAGCAAAAGCTTACTGCAGACTTAGAGAACATTCGCTCTTACTACCTTAATCGTGGCTACCTCGAATTTGTCATCGAATCTACTCAGGTATCTATTACCCCGGACAAAAAAGGCATCTATCTCACGGTGAGTATTCGTGAAGGTAATAAGTTCACAGTCAAGAATGTGCGTTTAGCTGGGGATTTATTGGGTAAAGAGGCCGAGCTGACTCAGCTGGTAACCCTTAAGCCAGGCGACACCTTCTCATCCGCTAAGTTGACTGAAAGTACCAAGGCGATTGCAGAAATTCTGGGTTCGTATGGCTATGCGTTTGCAACCATCAACCCACAGCCGGATATTCGTCGTGACTTAAGCGAAGTGGATTTGACCTTAGTGGTTGATCCGGGTCGACGTGTTTATGTTCGCCAAGTGAATGTTACTGGTAATGCCAAAACTCGAGATATGGTGATTCGCCGCGAGATGCGTCAGTTTGAGAGCTCCTGGTTTGATAGTGACAAGATTGACCTGTCTAAAAAACGTTTAGGCCGTTTGGGTTACTTCACTGAGACTGATATTTCTACTCAGGACGTTCCTGGGTCTCCAGATCAAGTGGACGTCAATGTGAAAGTAACTGAGAAGCCAACCGGTGCCGTCACGATTGGTGCGGGCTTCTCTTCAACTGAAAAATTGATTCTCTCTGCCGGTATTAATCAAGACAATGCATTTGGTACGGGTACTGCAGTAGGTTTGAATATGTCTTTGGGTAAGATTAATCAGAGCTTGGCCTTGTCTAACTACGACCCTTATTTCACCGAGGATGGTATTAGCCGTTATACCGATCTGTACTACCGATCATCCAAGCCTTTGTATTACGTCGGCGATCCTGATTATCAAATTAAGAATGTTGGTAGCAATATTAAGTTTGGAGTTCCGTACACAGAGGTTGACCGGGTATTCTTTGGAACTGGGGTAGAGGCATTTCAGATTCAGACTACAGTCAATACCCCCATCCCTTATTTAAATTATGCTCAGAGCTACGGAGTGGCTGCACCCGGTTACCCTGCCACATTGACGACATACAACATACCTGTCACTGTAGGCTGGTCACGAGATGGTCGTGATAGCGCTTTAATTCCATCTTCTGGCTCATTACAGCAGTTGAGCGCTGAAGCTGGAACCCCGCTGGGAAATATGATGTTTTACCGGATATTTGGCCAGTATCAGAAATACCACTCTTTCTCAAAAGGCAATATTTTGTCCTTTAATGGCGAAGTAGGTTACAGCGAAGCCTACGGTAAGTACCCATTCCCAATCACCAAAAACTACTATGTTGGTGGTATTGGATCGGTTCGAGGCTATGCCCCAGGCTCACTAGGTCCCACTTTCTATAATCCAAATACAGGCTTGAATCAGCCTACTGGTGGCCAGTCCAAGATCGTCAGTAACGTAGAGTACACCGTACCTGTTCCTGGATCCGGAGTGGACAAAACCTTGCGGGTATTTGGTTTCGTAGACGGCGGTAATGTCTATGCGGAGAATATCAATCTCGTCTTGCGATATTCTTATGGCTTGGGTTTATCATGGATATCACCATTGGGTCCGCTCAAGTTTAGTTACGGTATTCCAATCAAATCATTGCCTACGGATAACGTCCAACGTTTGCAGTTCCAAGTGGGTACAGCGTTTTAA
- a CDS encoding RIP metalloprotease, with translation MQALITLAAFLVTLGVLVSFHEYGHFLAARLCGVKVLRFALGFGKPLFTYHASNGTEWVLASIPLGGYVKLLDGCDREQMIPAEERPQSFDVKPLWQRSMIVAAGPFANFLLAVILFSVIYVSGVPQLPARLQAPPEQSIAAKLGVAAGDQVVGWQSLSSNYKGAPILEEFDSVPSWNALRWLLLDAITGEQGFAIEIRDAAGTRQIKSFRQGDLPPITPESDPFQALGLFPQVSPPSEWKELKLGPIDAIGFAYQRVSLITKVSVRLMLGLFTGKTTLKQLGGPLSIADMAGKSAQVGWQPFVAFLALMSISIGLLNLVPLPMLDGGQLLYDAWELVAGKRMSLSLQEKLQKVGFLLLISLSLLALFNDLQRYLSS, from the coding sequence ATGCAGGCCTTAATCACTCTTGCTGCATTCTTAGTCACGCTCGGTGTACTGGTCAGTTTTCATGAGTATGGCCACTTTCTAGCGGCTCGTTTGTGTGGGGTCAAAGTACTTCGCTTTGCCCTGGGATTTGGTAAGCCGCTATTTACTTATCACGCTAGTAACGGCACTGAGTGGGTTCTTGCTTCCATTCCTTTGGGCGGCTATGTCAAGTTGCTGGATGGCTGTGATCGTGAGCAGATGATTCCAGCAGAAGAGCGCCCTCAATCCTTCGATGTTAAGCCTCTATGGCAGCGTTCTATGATTGTGGCAGCAGGCCCTTTTGCTAATTTCCTGTTGGCAGTTATTTTGTTCTCCGTGATTTATGTCTCGGGCGTCCCCCAGCTGCCCGCTCGACTTCAAGCTCCGCCCGAGCAATCGATTGCTGCAAAACTGGGGGTAGCGGCAGGTGATCAGGTTGTTGGTTGGCAATCCCTTTCATCCAATTACAAAGGCGCCCCCATTCTTGAAGAGTTTGACTCAGTCCCCAGTTGGAATGCATTGCGTTGGCTTCTTTTAGATGCCATTACCGGGGAGCAAGGTTTTGCCATAGAGATTCGGGATGCTGCTGGCACCCGTCAGATCAAATCCTTTAGGCAGGGTGATTTACCGCCGATTACTCCCGAATCCGATCCATTTCAGGCGCTAGGCTTGTTTCCCCAAGTGAGTCCACCCTCGGAGTGGAAAGAGCTCAAGTTAGGGCCGATAGATGCCATCGGTTTTGCATATCAGCGGGTGTCTTTGATAACCAAGGTCTCTGTAAGGCTAATGTTGGGTTTATTTACGGGTAAAACGACCTTAAAGCAGCTCGGTGGACCCTTGAGTATTGCGGATATGGCAGGTAAGTCTGCCCAGGTCGGCTGGCAGCCATTTGTAGCCTTTTTAGCCCTTATGAGCATCAGTATTGGACTCTTGAATTTAGTGCCTTTACCAATGCTCGATGGGGGTCAGCTCCTGTATGATGCATGGGAGTTGGTTGCTGGTAAGCGAATGTCTTTATCACTGCAGGAAAAGCTCCAAAAAGTGGGTTTTTTGCTTCTGATATCGCTTTCCTTGCTAGCCTTGTTTAACGATTTGCAACGCTACCTTTCATCTTGA
- the ispC gene encoding 1-deoxy-D-xylulose-5-phosphate reductoisomerase, producing MVLKQLAILGSTGSIGVNTLDVIRAHPDRFKVVALTAAKQIERLAEQCIEFKPAIAVVADANGAAQLSQLLQEEKIPTQVLYGPEALVSAVIESGCDTVMAAIVGAAGLVPTLAAAKAGKRVLLANKEALVMSGNLFMQAMKAGGGELLPIDSEHNAIFQCLPDRFTKNPSVHLGVEELWLTASGGPFRDRPLVDLAGITPDQACAHPNWVMGRKISVDSATMMNKGLEVIEAFWLFGLPLEKIKVLIHPQSVVHSMVRYRDGSVLAQMGQPDMRTPIAYGLAWPERITAGVAPLNLTQLSGLSFTEPNFSQFPCLSLAFAAAKAGGTSPAVLNAANEVAVAAFLELGLPYLSIPKVVEHCLNTLPSSPADSLEIILGADAQARQAANQFIRNIHK from the coding sequence ATGGTTCTTAAACAGCTCGCTATCCTAGGATCTACTGGATCGATTGGTGTTAACACCTTAGATGTCATCCGTGCCCATCCTGATCGCTTTAAGGTAGTCGCTCTGACCGCCGCAAAACAAATTGAGCGTTTAGCCGAGCAATGTATCGAGTTCAAGCCTGCTATTGCAGTGGTGGCTGATGCGAATGGTGCCGCTCAACTGAGCCAACTGTTGCAGGAAGAAAAGATTCCCACTCAAGTTCTCTATGGACCCGAGGCTTTGGTCAGCGCAGTAATCGAGTCTGGGTGCGATACGGTGATGGCAGCGATTGTGGGAGCCGCCGGCTTAGTCCCAACTTTGGCGGCAGCAAAAGCAGGTAAGCGAGTATTGCTTGCTAATAAAGAAGCGCTAGTGATGTCGGGCAATTTATTTATGCAGGCGATGAAAGCGGGCGGTGGTGAACTGCTCCCGATTGATAGCGAGCACAATGCGATTTTTCAATGCCTACCCGATCGCTTTACAAAAAATCCATCTGTCCATTTAGGCGTTGAAGAGCTCTGGTTAACCGCTTCTGGTGGACCGTTCAGGGATAGACCTCTTGTAGACTTGGCAGGTATTACGCCTGATCAAGCCTGCGCCCACCCGAACTGGGTGATGGGTCGTAAGATTTCGGTGGATTCTGCGACGATGATGAATAAAGGTCTTGAAGTGATTGAGGCTTTTTGGTTATTTGGTTTGCCACTAGAAAAAATTAAGGTTTTGATTCATCCGCAGAGCGTAGTGCACTCGATGGTGCGTTATCGCGATGGCTCAGTTTTAGCGCAAATGGGTCAACCAGATATGCGTACTCCGATTGCCTATGGACTCGCTTGGCCTGAACGGATTACTGCTGGTGTTGCTCCTTTAAATCTGACGCAGTTGAGCGGCCTCAGTTTTACAGAACCGAATTTTTCTCAATTTCCTTGTTTGAGCTTGGCCTTTGCAGCAGCAAAAGCAGGGGGAACTTCACCTGCCGTTCTCAATGCTGCCAATGAAGTCGCCGTTGCAGCTTTCTTAGAGCTTGGATTGCCTTACTTAAGTATTCCGAAGGTAGTGGAACACTGCTTAAATACCTTGCCATCCTCTCCTGCGGATTCTTTAGAAATTATTCTTGGGGCGGATGCTCAGGCTCGTCAAGCTGCCAATCAATTCATTCGCAACATTCATAAATAG
- a CDS encoding phosphatidate cytidylyltransferase yields MLKTRIITATILMAVLLPILFFLPPIYLGIFFLIALVAAAWEWSRMIAPEAKKAAWLYAVFCLVIILLLLGMQAITWQFSLLMMAVLFWFFLAPFILAKGMNLSLQKFKPFYSIVGLIILPATWFALVFLRELGLVFLLSAMALVWVADIGAYFVGKAFGKHKLAVNISPGKSIEGALGGLLLCYLYAFLCVTYLPLGDTLFGAWAIQFGWVPMFLMVTVLTAFSIFGDLFESQLKRLAGVKDSSHLLPGHGGVLDRVDALIPTMPIAALLAGWI; encoded by the coding sequence ATGCTAAAAACCCGAATCATTACTGCCACCATCCTGATGGCAGTGCTATTACCTATTTTATTTTTCTTGCCACCGATTTACTTGGGCATATTTTTCCTGATTGCCCTAGTTGCTGCCGCTTGGGAATGGAGTCGCATGATTGCTCCAGAAGCGAAAAAAGCGGCATGGCTCTACGCTGTTTTTTGTCTGGTTATCATCTTATTATTGCTAGGCATGCAAGCAATTACATGGCAGTTTTCTTTGCTGATGATGGCGGTTTTGTTTTGGTTCTTTCTGGCGCCATTTATCTTGGCCAAAGGAATGAACCTCTCGCTTCAAAAATTCAAACCTTTCTACAGCATTGTCGGCTTGATCATTCTGCCGGCAACTTGGTTTGCATTAGTCTTCTTGCGTGAATTAGGCCTAGTGTTTTTACTATCAGCGATGGCCTTAGTTTGGGTTGCTGATATTGGAGCCTATTTTGTTGGTAAAGCTTTTGGTAAACACAAGCTGGCCGTGAACATCAGCCCGGGAAAATCGATTGAGGGCGCGCTGGGTGGTTTACTGCTTTGCTATCTCTATGCATTCCTATGCGTTACGTATTTACCGCTAGGCGATACTTTATTTGGTGCTTGGGCTATTCAATTTGGTTGGGTGCCAATGTTCCTGATGGTGACAGTATTAACAGCCTTCAGCATCTTCGGAGATTTATTTGAATCTCAGTTAAAGCGTTTGGCTGGCGTTAAAGATAGCAGTCATTTACTGCCAGGTCACGGTGGCGTATTGGATCGCGTTGATGCACTCATTCCAACAATGCCGATTGCCGCATTACTGGCAGGGTGGATTTGA
- a CDS encoding isoprenyl transferase, with amino-acid sequence MTQHTSSTLVIPKVSAIPRHVTIIMDGNGRWASKRFMPRVAGHSEGLSAVRKIVQECRQLGVEYLTLFAFSSENWRRPPEEVSFLMKLFLKSLKGEVSRLAENDIRLRLIGDLSRFDSGIQEMVRFSEEKTATCKGLTLTIAANYGGRWDILQAMRQALVANPSLKPDQVSEELLQPYLSMAYAPEPDLFIRTGGEQRVSNFLLWQLAYTELYFTDTLWPDFDEAQLHKAFDWFSQRERRFGRTSAQLASESLIDAV; translated from the coding sequence ATGACTCAGCACACAAGCTCAACCTTAGTCATTCCAAAGGTTAGTGCTATTCCTCGCCATGTCACCATCATCATGGACGGTAATGGGCGGTGGGCCAGTAAGCGCTTCATGCCGCGTGTAGCGGGTCACTCAGAAGGTTTGAGTGCTGTTCGTAAAATTGTTCAAGAGTGCCGCCAACTAGGCGTGGAATATCTCACTCTGTTTGCGTTTAGCTCTGAAAATTGGCGTCGCCCCCCAGAAGAGGTTAGCTTTTTAATGAAGCTATTCCTGAAATCCCTAAAGGGTGAAGTCTCTCGTTTGGCTGAAAACGATATCCGTCTTCGCCTGATTGGGGATTTAAGTCGCTTTGATTCCGGGATTCAGGAAATGGTGCGGTTCTCGGAAGAGAAGACGGCTACTTGCAAAGGGCTTACGCTCACCATTGCTGCTAACTATGGTGGACGCTGGGATATTTTGCAGGCGATGCGCCAAGCTTTGGTTGCCAACCCAAGTCTGAAACCAGACCAAGTATCTGAAGAATTGTTGCAACCCTATCTCTCCATGGCTTATGCGCCAGAACCAGATTTGTTCATTCGAACCGGTGGCGAGCAGCGCGTCAGCAACTTCCTGCTATGGCAACTGGCCTATACCGAGCTGTACTTCACGGATACCCTCTGGCCTGATTTTGATGAAGCTCAGTTACATAAAGCTTTTGATTGGTTTAGTCAGCGCGAGCGTCGCTTTGGGCGGACTAGCGCTCAGTTAGCATCTGAGTCATTGATTGACGCAGTCTAA
- the frr gene encoding ribosome recycling factor yields the protein MSAAEIKTTTDQKMQKSLEALKSNLAKIRSGRANPGILEHIQVDYYGNPTPLSQVASLGLADARTINVQPFEKTMVGAIEKAIRDSDLGLNPASQGTVIRVPMPALTEERRRDLTKVVKNEGEDTKIAVRNLRRDANEHLKRLTKDKEISEDDERRATDDIQKMTDRAVIDIDKIVSEKEKEIMTV from the coding sequence ATGTCCGCAGCAGAAATTAAAACCACTACCGATCAAAAGATGCAGAAGTCTCTTGAGGCTCTGAAATCCAACTTAGCGAAGATTCGCTCTGGTCGCGCAAATCCTGGAATCTTGGAACACATCCAGGTGGATTACTACGGTAATCCAACGCCACTAAGCCAGGTTGCTAGCCTAGGTTTGGCTGATGCCAGAACAATCAACGTACAGCCATTTGAAAAAACGATGGTTGGCGCAATTGAGAAAGCCATTCGTGACTCAGATTTGGGTTTGAACCCAGCCTCGCAAGGCACTGTGATTCGAGTACCTATGCCTGCATTAACTGAGGAGCGTCGTCGTGATTTGACTAAGGTTGTCAAAAACGAAGGTGAAGATACGAAGATTGCTGTGCGTAATCTGCGCCGTGATGCCAATGAGCATTTAAAGCGCCTCACCAAAGATAAAGAAATTTCTGAGGACGATGAGCGTCGTGCAACCGATGATATTCAGAAGATGACTGATCGCGCGGTGATTGATATCGACAAGATCGTTTCTGAAAAAGAAAAAGAGATCATGACGGTTTAA
- the pyrH gene encoding UMP kinase: MPAYKRVLLKLSGEALMGDDAFGINPTTIDSMVKEIADVVNSGVELAIVIGGGNIFRGVAGGAAGMDRATADYMGMLATMMNSLALQDALRQKGVEARVQSALRMDQVVEPYIRPRAIRALSEGKVVIFAAGTGNPFFTTDTAAALRGAEMGVEIMLKATKVDGIYSADPMKDPTATLYKTMTFDEAIIKNLQVMDATAFALCRDRKLPIKVFSILKPGALMRVVQGESEGTLVHV, translated from the coding sequence ATGCCAGCCTACAAACGTGTTCTCTTAAAACTCTCTGGTGAAGCCCTCATGGGGGATGATGCTTTTGGAATTAATCCAACTACGATTGATTCCATGGTGAAAGAAATAGCCGACGTAGTAAATAGTGGCGTTGAATTAGCTATCGTGATTGGTGGCGGAAACATTTTCCGAGGTGTAGCAGGTGGCGCGGCCGGCATGGATCGCGCAACAGCTGACTATATGGGAATGCTCGCTACCATGATGAATTCTCTTGCACTACAAGATGCTTTACGCCAAAAAGGTGTTGAAGCTCGTGTGCAATCTGCCTTAAGGATGGATCAAGTCGTTGAGCCCTACATTCGTCCTCGTGCGATTCGTGCTCTGAGTGAAGGTAAGGTGGTGATCTTTGCAGCTGGCACAGGAAATCCATTTTTTACTACCGATACTGCCGCCGCTTTGCGTGGCGCAGAGATGGGGGTTGAAATCATGCTCAAGGCTACTAAGGTAGATGGCATTTACAGCGCCGATCCAATGAAAGACCCAACAGCTACTTTATATAAAACAATGACTTTTGACGAGGCAATCATCAAAAACTTGCAGGTCATGGATGCAACTGCTTTTGCATTGTGCCGTGACCGAAAATTACCAATCAAAGTGTTTTCGATTCTCAAACCAGGCGCATTGATGCGCGTGGTTCAGGGTGAGTCTGAAGGCACTTTAGTACACGTTTAA
- the tsf gene encoding translation elongation factor Ts: MAAITAAMVGELRAKTDAPMMECKKALTEADGDMARAEEILRVKLGSKAGKAASRVTAEGIVVSFINGTTGALLEVNCETDFVSKNDDFLAFTAECVKLVAEKNPADVAALLALPMNGQTVDEVRSALIGKIGENIMPRRFKRFAGSNKLVSYLHGTRIGVMVEFEGDETAAKDVAMHIAAMKPVALSMADVPAEAIAVERSVAVQKAAESGKPPEIVEKMVEGSIQKYLKEVSLLNQTFVKNDKQSVEQMLKAANTAIKSFTMFVVGEGIEKRQDDFAAEVAAQVAAAKGA, translated from the coding sequence ATGGCCGCTATTACCGCTGCAATGGTTGGCGAGTTACGCGCCAAGACCGATGCTCCGATGATGGAGTGCAAAAAAGCATTGACTGAGGCTGATGGCGATATGGCTCGTGCAGAAGAAATTCTGCGTGTAAAGCTTGGTAGCAAAGCTGGTAAAGCTGCATCTCGTGTAACGGCTGAAGGTATTGTGGTTTCATTCATCAATGGCACTACTGGTGCTTTGTTGGAAGTGAACTGCGAAACTGACTTTGTTTCTAAGAACGATGACTTCTTGGCCTTTACTGCTGAATGCGTCAAGTTGGTTGCTGAAAAGAATCCAGCTGACGTTGCTGCCTTACTTGCATTGCCAATGAATGGCCAAACTGTGGATGAAGTTCGTAGCGCCTTGATCGGTAAGATCGGCGAGAACATCATGCCGCGTCGCTTCAAGCGTTTCGCTGGTAGCAACAAGTTGGTCTCTTACCTCCATGGCACTCGTATTGGCGTGATGGTTGAGTTCGAAGGTGATGAGACTGCAGCTAAAGACGTAGCAATGCATATTGCTGCAATGAAGCCAGTGGCTTTATCGATGGCTGATGTTCCTGCTGAAGCCATTGCTGTTGAGCGTAGTGTTGCCGTTCAAAAGGCTGCTGAATCTGGCAAACCACCAGAAATCGTTGAGAAGATGGTTGAAGGTTCTATTCAGAAGTACCTCAAAGAGGTTTCTTTGTTGAACCAAACTTTCGTTAAAAACGACAAGCAATCGGTTGAGCAAATGCTCAAAGCTGCCAACACCGCAATTAAGAGTTTCACTATGTTTGTTGTGGGTGAGGGCATTGAGAAGCGTCAAGACGACTTTGCGGCTGAAGTGGCTGCTCAGGTTGCCGCTGCTAAAGGCGCTTAA
- the rpsB gene encoding 30S ribosomal protein S2 → MSVTMRQMLEAGCHFGHQTRFWSPRMAPYIFGHRNKIHIINLEKTLPMFQDALKFAKQVAANRGTILFVGTKRQSREIIAEEAARAGMPYIDSRWLGGTLTNFKTVKGSLKRLKDMAVAKEAGDWEKLSKKEALTNDRDLDKLQKALGGIQDLNGVPDAIFVVDVGYHKIAITEANKLGIPVIAVVDTNHSPEGVDYIIPGNDDSSKAVLLYARGIADAILEGKSNSVQEILTAVKEGEEEFVEEGKAE, encoded by the coding sequence ATGTCAGTAACTATGCGTCAAATGCTGGAAGCCGGTTGCCATTTTGGTCACCAAACCCGTTTCTGGTCCCCAAGAATGGCCCCTTATATTTTCGGCCATCGCAACAAAATTCACATCATCAACTTAGAAAAAACATTGCCAATGTTTCAGGACGCCCTGAAATTTGCAAAACAAGTTGCTGCTAACCGTGGAACTATCTTATTCGTTGGCACTAAGCGTCAATCACGCGAGATCATTGCTGAAGAAGCTGCTCGTGCTGGTATGCCTTACATCGACAGCCGTTGGTTGGGCGGTACGCTAACAAACTTCAAAACTGTTAAAGGCTCCCTCAAGCGTTTGAAGGACATGGCAGTTGCTAAAGAAGCTGGCGACTGGGAAAAGCTCTCCAAGAAAGAAGCCTTGACTAATGATCGTGATCTCGACAAGCTGCAAAAAGCGCTTGGCGGTATTCAAGATTTGAACGGCGTTCCTGATGCGATCTTTGTAGTGGACGTTGGCTATCACAAGATTGCTATTACTGAAGCTAACAAGCTCGGTATTCCGGTTATCGCTGTAGTGGATACCAATCACTCACCAGAAGGTGTTGATTACATCATCCCTGGTAACGATGACTCCAGCAAGGCTGTTCTTCTCTACGCTCGTGGCATTGCTGACGCAATCCTCGAAGGTAAATCAAACTCTGTTCAAGAAATCTTGACCGCCGTTAAAGAAGGTGAAGAAGAGTTTGTTGAAGAAGGGAAAGCTGAATAA
- the map gene encoding type I methionyl aminopeptidase: MNSVFTAEKDIQGMREAGRLASEVLDHVAPHVKAGVSTAELDRICHEYMRDVQKTIPAPLNYQPPGYPPFPASICTSVNDVICHGIPGEKILKSGDVVNLDITVITSDGYYGDTSRMFMVGEVSVLAKRLTQITFECMWLGIAQVKPGASLGDIGHVIQTHAEKAGYSVVREYCGHGIGKVFHQDPQILHYGRPGTGEKLTEGMTFTIEPMINAGKRDIRTMPDQWTVKTKDRSLSAQWEHTLLVTATGVEVLTWSEGSNPIPDCVKGLSYRPNLANA, from the coding sequence ATGAATAGTGTATTTACTGCCGAAAAAGACATCCAAGGGATGCGCGAAGCTGGCCGCTTGGCAAGTGAAGTTCTTGATCATGTTGCCCCTCACGTCAAAGCTGGTGTGAGCACAGCTGAATTGGATCGCATTTGTCATGAGTACATGCGTGATGTCCAAAAGACCATTCCAGCCCCGCTGAACTACCAACCGCCAGGCTACCCACCCTTTCCGGCATCGATCTGCACCTCGGTCAACGATGTGATCTGCCATGGCATTCCTGGTGAAAAGATTTTAAAAAGTGGTGATGTTGTTAACCTAGATATCACTGTGATTACGTCTGATGGCTACTACGGCGATACCAGCCGCATGTTTATGGTCGGTGAAGTTTCAGTATTGGCTAAACGCCTCACCCAAATCACCTTTGAATGTATGTGGCTTGGAATTGCGCAAGTGAAACCTGGTGCATCACTAGGCGATATTGGCCACGTCATTCAGACCCATGCTGAAAAAGCTGGCTATTCAGTGGTTCGTGAATATTGCGGTCATGGTATTGGCAAAGTGTTTCATCAAGATCCACAGATTCTTCACTACGGCCGTCCTGGCACCGGTGAAAAGTTAACAGAAGGTATGACCTTTACGATTGAGCCAATGATCAATGCCGGTAAGCGTGATATTCGGACAATGCCTGATCAATGGACGGTAAAGACTAAAGACCGCAGCCTCTCAGCACAATGGGAGCACACACTTTTAGTAACAGCAACTGGCGTTGAAGTGTTAACTTGGTCAGAGGGTAGCAATCCAATTCCTGATTGCGTTAAAGGTCTGTCGTATAGACCAAATCTAGCCAACGCTTAA